From Actinoplanes oblitus, a single genomic window includes:
- a CDS encoding NADH-quinone oxidoreductase subunit D yields the protein MTTSEYASARETTEGRVFTVTGGDWDSVTSSIDPLSNEKIVVNMGPQHPSTHGVLRLVLELEGETVTEARPVVGYLHTGIEKNLEYRTWTQGVTFVTRMDYLSNMSNEAAYCLAVEKLLGVTDQITERATTIRVLFMELQRIASHLVWLATTGMELGAISMMLYGFREREYILDIFEETSGLRMNNGYIRPGGLAQDLPESAVKKIRDFLKYLPKKLKEYEAMLSGQVIWQQRTQGVAVLDVTGCLALGITGPVLRSAGLPWDLRKTMPYCGYETYEFDVPTATTGDVWGRYLVRLAEIKESLKIVEQALDRLRPGPIWIADKKIAWPAQLALGVDGLGNSLEHVAKIMGQSMESLIHHFKLVTEGFRVPPGQVYVAVEHPRGELGVHAVSDGGTHPYRVHYREPSFVNLQAIPAMAEGALLADVIAGGASLDPVMGGCDR from the coding sequence GTGACTACTTCTGAGTACGCGAGCGCGCGCGAGACCACCGAGGGCCGGGTCTTCACGGTCACCGGCGGCGACTGGGACAGCGTCACGTCCAGCATCGACCCGCTCAGCAACGAGAAGATCGTCGTCAACATGGGTCCGCAGCACCCGTCCACGCACGGCGTGCTCCGCCTCGTCCTGGAGCTGGAGGGCGAGACGGTGACCGAGGCCCGCCCGGTCGTCGGCTACCTGCACACCGGCATCGAGAAGAACCTGGAGTACCGCACCTGGACCCAGGGCGTCACGTTCGTCACGCGGATGGACTACCTGTCCAACATGTCGAACGAGGCGGCGTACTGCCTCGCGGTGGAGAAGCTGCTCGGTGTCACCGACCAGATCACCGAGCGGGCCACCACGATCCGGGTCCTCTTCATGGAGCTGCAGCGGATCGCCTCGCACCTGGTCTGGCTGGCCACCACCGGCATGGAGCTGGGCGCGATCTCGATGATGCTGTACGGCTTCCGGGAGCGGGAGTACATCCTCGACATCTTCGAGGAGACCTCCGGCCTGCGGATGAACAACGGTTACATCCGGCCCGGCGGCCTGGCCCAGGACCTGCCCGAGTCGGCGGTCAAGAAGATCCGGGACTTCCTCAAGTACCTGCCGAAGAAGCTCAAAGAGTACGAGGCGATGCTCTCCGGCCAGGTGATCTGGCAGCAGCGCACGCAGGGCGTCGCCGTCCTCGACGTGACCGGCTGCCTGGCGCTGGGCATCACCGGCCCGGTGCTGCGCTCCGCCGGCCTGCCCTGGGACCTGCGCAAGACGATGCCGTACTGCGGTTACGAGACGTACGAGTTCGATGTCCCGACCGCCACCACCGGCGACGTCTGGGGCCGGTACCTGGTCCGGCTGGCCGAGATCAAGGAGTCCCTGAAGATCGTCGAGCAGGCGCTCGACCGGCTCCGGCCCGGACCGATCTGGATCGCCGACAAGAAGATCGCCTGGCCCGCCCAGCTGGCGCTGGGCGTCGACGGACTCGGCAACTCCCTGGAGCACGTCGCCAAGATCATGGGTCAGTCGATGGAATCGCTGATCCACCACTTCAAGCTCGTGACCGAGGGCTTCCGGGTGCCGCCCGGCCAAGTCTACGTCGCGGTCGAGCACCCGCGGGGCGAACTCGGCGTTCACGCGGTTTCCGACGGTGGCACCCACCCGTACCGGGTGCACTACCGCGAGCCGAGCTTCGTCAACCTCCAGGCCATCCCCGCGATGGCCGAGGGCGCGCTGCTCGCCGACGTGATCGCCGGTGGCGCGTCGCTGGACCCCGTGATGGGTGGGTGTGATCGCTGA
- the nuoF gene encoding NADH-quinone oxidoreductase subunit NuoF — MTQPRPEVLQKLTPVLTKRWLSPDAWQIGVYERLDGYQALRKALDVHPDDMIQLIKDSGLRGRGGAGFPTGLKWGFIPQGDGKPHYLVINADEGEPGTCKDLPLMTYDPHSLVEGAIIASYAIRANRAFIYIRGEAVHAARRLRNAVKEAYAAGYLGANILGSGFDLELVVHSGAGAYICGEETALLDSLEGFRGQPRLRPPFPAIAGLYASPTVVNNVGTIASVPYIVLGGADWWKSMGTEKSAGPMIYSLSGRIANPGQYECGLGITLRELIELAGGMKPGHNLKFWTPGGSSTPILTAEHIDTPMDFEGVAAAGSILGTTAMQIFSDQDCPVYNTWRWLEFYHHESCGKCTPCREGNYWMVRTYRRILAGQGTYADLDTLQDTADNIFGRSFCGLGDGAATPVVSTLKWFRDDYLGYIEGRTAPRLSEKSLVGAH, encoded by the coding sequence ATGACGCAACCCCGGCCGGAGGTGCTCCAGAAGCTCACCCCGGTGCTCACCAAGCGCTGGCTGTCGCCGGACGCCTGGCAGATCGGTGTCTACGAACGGCTGGACGGCTACCAGGCGCTGCGCAAGGCGCTCGACGTGCACCCGGACGACATGATCCAGCTGATCAAGGACTCCGGGCTGCGCGGTCGTGGCGGCGCCGGGTTCCCGACCGGCCTGAAGTGGGGGTTCATCCCGCAGGGCGACGGCAAACCGCACTACCTCGTGATCAACGCGGACGAGGGCGAGCCGGGGACCTGCAAGGACCTGCCGCTGATGACGTACGACCCGCACTCGCTGGTGGAGGGCGCGATCATCGCGTCGTACGCCATCCGCGCGAACCGGGCGTTCATCTACATCCGCGGCGAGGCCGTGCACGCCGCCCGCCGGCTGCGCAACGCGGTCAAGGAGGCGTACGCCGCCGGTTACCTCGGCGCGAACATCCTCGGCTCCGGCTTCGACCTGGAGCTGGTGGTGCACAGCGGCGCCGGCGCGTACATCTGCGGCGAGGAGACCGCGCTGCTCGACTCGCTGGAGGGCTTCCGCGGCCAGCCCCGGCTGCGCCCGCCGTTCCCGGCCATCGCCGGCCTGTACGCCAGCCCGACCGTGGTCAACAACGTCGGCACCATCGCCAGCGTGCCGTACATCGTGCTGGGCGGCGCCGACTGGTGGAAGAGCATGGGCACCGAGAAGTCGGCCGGCCCGATGATCTACTCGCTCTCCGGCCGGATCGCCAACCCCGGGCAGTACGAGTGCGGCCTGGGCATCACCCTGCGCGAGCTGATCGAGCTGGCCGGCGGCATGAAGCCCGGGCACAACCTCAAGTTCTGGACCCCGGGCGGCTCGTCCACCCCGATCCTGACCGCCGAGCACATCGACACCCCGATGGACTTCGAGGGGGTCGCGGCGGCCGGGTCGATCCTCGGCACCACGGCGATGCAGATCTTCTCGGACCAGGACTGCCCGGTCTACAACACCTGGCGGTGGCTGGAGTTCTACCACCACGAGTCGTGCGGCAAGTGCACCCCGTGCCGGGAGGGCAACTACTGGATGGTGCGCACCTACCGGCGGATCCTCGCCGGCCAGGGCACCTACGCCGACCTGGACACCCTGCAGGACACCGCGGACAACATCTTCGGCCGGTCCTTCTGCGGCCTCGGCGACGGCGCGGCGACGCCCGTCGTCTCGACGCTGAAGTGGTTCCGGGACGACTACCTCGGTTACATCGAGGGCCGCACGGCGCCGCGGCTCTCCGAGAAGTCCCTCGTAGGAGCGCACTGA
- a CDS encoding NuoB/complex I 20 kDa subunit family protein: MGIEEKLPSGILLTSVEKLSNWARKSSFWGATFGLACCAIEMMAAGGPHYDLGRWGMEVFRASPRQADLMIVAGRVSQKMAPVVRQIYDQMPEPRSVISMGVCASSGGMFNNYAIVQGVDHIVPVDIYLPGCPPRPEMLIDAILKMREKVMAQPLGPNGRKMLEQRRAEGKLPIVAPGAMPSSYRADKVRRAEWTQAVKEGREEQLRIENWMKLQPHLREGGK, translated from the coding sequence ATGGGAATCGAAGAGAAGCTGCCCAGTGGCATCCTGCTCACCTCGGTCGAGAAGCTGTCGAACTGGGCCCGCAAGTCGTCGTTCTGGGGCGCGACCTTCGGCCTGGCCTGTTGTGCCATCGAGATGATGGCGGCCGGCGGTCCGCACTACGATCTCGGCCGCTGGGGCATGGAGGTGTTCCGCGCCTCGCCCCGCCAGGCCGACCTGATGATCGTCGCGGGCCGGGTCAGCCAGAAGATGGCGCCGGTGGTCCGGCAGATCTACGACCAGATGCCGGAGCCCCGCTCGGTGATCTCGATGGGCGTCTGCGCCTCGTCCGGCGGCATGTTCAACAACTACGCCATCGTGCAGGGCGTGGACCACATCGTCCCGGTCGACATCTACCTGCCGGGCTGTCCGCCCAGGCCGGAGATGCTGATCGACGCGATCCTCAAGATGCGCGAGAAGGTGATGGCCCAGCCGCTCGGCCCCAACGGCCGCAAGATGCTGGAGCAACGCCGCGCCGAAGGAAAGCTGCCGATCGTCGCGCCGGGCGCCATGCCGTCGTCGTACCGGGCGGACAAGGTCCGCCGGGCGGAATGGACGCAGGCCGTCAAAGAAGGCCGCGAGGAGCAATTGCGGATCGAGAACTGGATGAAGCTCCAGCCGCATTTGCGGGAGGGTGGCAAATGA
- a CDS encoding NADH-quinone oxidoreductase subunit C yields MTIRPGTEGDVPVTKTSGANLGAPAQTPPSPDKGMFGVKGTGDVSGFGRLVRPRPAVFDSPRPYGGYFDDVYDALEEAYPAFSEAIEKVVVDRAELTLHIRPERIKDVCQVMRDEGSLRFELCSSVDCVDYLGSDERRFHIAYQLTSMTYRRRVRLEVAVADGVPVPSVTSVYPTADWQEREVYDMFGVVFAGHPNLTRILMPDDWEGHPQRKDYPLGGVPVEYKGAEIPPPDQRRVYQ; encoded by the coding sequence ATGACTATTCGACCCGGAACCGAGGGTGACGTTCCCGTCACCAAAACGAGTGGTGCCAATCTCGGCGCGCCCGCTCAGACACCGCCCAGCCCGGATAAGGGCATGTTCGGCGTCAAAGGCACCGGCGACGTCTCCGGCTTCGGTCGTCTGGTCCGCCCCCGACCTGCTGTTTTTGACAGCCCACGGCCGTACGGCGGGTATTTCGACGACGTCTATGACGCGTTGGAGGAAGCTTATCCGGCCTTCTCCGAAGCCATCGAGAAGGTGGTGGTGGATAGGGCGGAACTCACACTTCACATCAGGCCCGAGAGAATCAAGGACGTCTGTCAGGTAATGAGGGACGAAGGGTCTCTCCGGTTCGAGTTGTGCTCCTCCGTCGACTGCGTCGATTACCTGGGTTCGGACGAGCGGCGATTCCACATCGCTTATCAATTGACTTCGATGACGTACCGCCGGAGGGTGCGCCTCGAGGTGGCCGTCGCGGACGGCGTGCCCGTCCCGAGCGTCACCAGCGTCTACCCGACCGCCGACTGGCAGGAGCGGGAGGTCTACGACATGTTCGGCGTGGTCTTCGCCGGCCATCCCAATCTCACCCGGATCCTGATGCCGGACGACTGGGAGGGCCACCCCCAGCGCAAGGACTACCCGCTCGGCGGGGTGCCCGTGGAGTACAAGGGCGCCGAGATCCCGCCGCCCGACCAGCGGAGGGTCTACCAGTGA
- a CDS encoding VOC family protein: MRIKSSVVCVTVDDVPSSSKFLADHFGYTERMSADGFASMTREDDGVDVVFHGVGLEVLPPELRQVRVAGTIIAFVVDDLDAEQERLRAEGVEPSLPIREEPWGERLLLVTDPNGVVYELAEFTER, from the coding sequence ATGCGAATCAAGTCGTCCGTCGTCTGTGTCACCGTCGACGACGTCCCGTCCTCCAGCAAGTTTCTCGCGGACCACTTCGGCTACACCGAGCGGATGTCCGCTGACGGCTTCGCCTCGATGACCCGGGAGGACGACGGGGTCGACGTGGTGTTCCACGGCGTCGGCCTGGAGGTGTTGCCGCCGGAGCTGCGCCAGGTGCGGGTCGCGGGCACGATCATCGCGTTCGTGGTCGACGATCTCGACGCCGAGCAGGAGCGGCTGCGTGCCGAGGGCGTCGAGCCCTCCCTGCCGATCCGCGAGGAGCCCTGGGGCGAGCGGCTGCTGCTGGTCACCGACCCCAATGGGGTCGTCTACGAGCTCGCGGAGTTCACCGAGCGGTAA
- the mqnC gene encoding cyclic dehypoxanthinyl futalosine synthase: MTANPEIDSILQRGADGGRITPEEALLLYTDAPFHALGEAADAVRRRRYPDGIVTYLIDRNINYTNVCVTACKFCAFFRAPKHKEGWSHPTEEILRRCGEAVELGATQVMLQGGHHPDFGVEYYEELFSSVKQAFPQLAIHSIGPSEILHMAKVSGVSIEDAIVRIKAAGLDSIAGAGAEMLPDRPRKAIAPLKESGERWLEVMAVAHRNGLSSTATMMMGTGETNAERIEHIRMIRDVQDLAVARGYRDVPVEESHDVGGFRAFIPWTYQPENNHLKGRTQATTMEYLRFIAVSRLFFDNVAHLQASWLTTGKDIGQLSLHMGVDDLGSIMLEENVISSAGARHRSNLHELISMIRTADRIPAWRDTWYRHLAVHRTAADDPTDDRVVSHFSSIAIPGGGRKQLPLVEAS, from the coding sequence GTGACGGCGAATCCGGAGATCGACAGCATCCTGCAGCGTGGCGCCGACGGCGGGCGGATCACCCCCGAGGAGGCGCTGCTGCTCTACACGGACGCCCCGTTCCACGCGCTGGGCGAGGCAGCCGACGCGGTGCGCCGCCGGCGATACCCGGACGGCATCGTCACGTACCTGATCGACCGCAACATCAACTACACGAACGTGTGCGTCACGGCGTGCAAGTTCTGCGCGTTCTTCCGGGCACCGAAGCACAAGGAGGGCTGGTCGCACCCGACCGAGGAGATCCTGCGCCGGTGCGGCGAGGCGGTGGAGCTCGGCGCCACCCAGGTGATGCTGCAGGGCGGGCACCACCCGGACTTCGGTGTGGAGTACTACGAGGAGTTGTTCTCCTCGGTCAAGCAGGCGTTCCCGCAGCTCGCCATCCACTCGATCGGCCCGAGTGAGATCCTGCACATGGCCAAGGTCTCGGGCGTCTCGATCGAGGACGCGATCGTCCGGATCAAGGCGGCCGGCCTGGACTCGATCGCCGGTGCCGGCGCCGAGATGCTGCCCGATCGGCCGCGTAAGGCGATCGCCCCGCTCAAGGAGAGCGGCGAGCGCTGGCTCGAGGTGATGGCTGTCGCGCACCGTAACGGGCTGTCCTCGACAGCGACCATGATGATGGGCACCGGCGAGACCAACGCCGAGCGGATCGAGCACATCCGGATGATCCGCGACGTGCAGGACCTCGCCGTGGCCCGGGGTTACCGGGACGTCCCGGTGGAGGAGTCGCACGACGTCGGCGGCTTCCGGGCCTTCATCCCGTGGACGTACCAGCCGGAGAACAACCACCTGAAGGGCCGCACCCAGGCCACCACGATGGAGTACCTGCGGTTCATCGCGGTCTCCCGGCTGTTCTTCGACAACGTCGCGCATCTGCAGGCGTCCTGGCTGACCACCGGCAAGGACATCGGCCAGCTCTCGCTGCACATGGGCGTCGACGACCTGGGCTCGATCATGCTGGAGGAGAACGTGATCTCCTCGGCCGGCGCCCGGCACCGGTCCAACCTGCACGAGCTGATCTCGATGATCCGCACCGCCGACCGGATCCCGGCCTGGCGCGACACCTGGTACCGGCACCTCGCGGTGCACCGGACCGCCGCGGACGATCCGACCGACGACCGGGTGGTGTCGCACTTCTCATCGATCGCGATCCCCGGCGGCGGCCGGAAACAGCTGCCGCTGGTCGAGGCGAGCTGA
- the nuoE gene encoding NADH-quinone oxidoreductase subunit NuoE produces the protein MTDIAIEFSPAAAPLAEKLLGSAREILARYPAGRERSALLPLLHLVQTEEGYVSPSGVAFCAEVLGINKAQVGAVATFYTMYKRRPTGEYLVSVCTNTLCNVLGGQEVYDRLTEHLGVGHDETTADGKITLEHAECLAACDYAPVVTVNYDFTVDQATPESAVELVDSLAAGERPTPARGARICSLKEMQYQLAGFADPRDGAVGDGMAGAPTLRGVRLAQEHGVAVAGFDPETPITRTKPAREGDALPTPAPVANTADDKATAEKPGKVASVVKAATTAVKAVAGKVEERRHAGHQTEDPQIRTAELRNPTASEPAQPGAQAGGPPPGNAAERAGAAASAPAGDGKPAGDSPRTPDPSRGTEEEK, from the coding sequence ATGACCGACATTGCCATCGAGTTCTCCCCGGCCGCCGCTCCGCTCGCGGAGAAGCTGCTCGGGTCCGCGCGGGAGATCCTCGCGCGGTACCCGGCCGGCCGGGAGCGCTCGGCGCTGCTGCCGCTGCTGCACCTGGTGCAGACCGAGGAGGGCTACGTCAGCCCGTCCGGGGTGGCCTTCTGCGCCGAGGTCCTGGGGATCAACAAGGCCCAGGTCGGCGCGGTCGCCACCTTCTACACCATGTACAAGCGCCGGCCGACCGGTGAGTACCTGGTCAGCGTCTGCACCAACACCCTGTGCAACGTGCTGGGCGGCCAGGAGGTCTACGACCGGCTGACCGAGCACCTCGGCGTCGGGCACGACGAGACCACCGCGGACGGCAAGATCACGCTGGAGCACGCCGAGTGCCTGGCGGCCTGCGACTACGCCCCGGTGGTGACCGTCAACTACGACTTCACCGTCGACCAGGCCACCCCGGAGTCGGCGGTCGAGCTGGTCGACAGCCTGGCCGCCGGCGAGCGGCCGACGCCCGCTCGCGGCGCGCGGATCTGCTCCCTCAAGGAGATGCAGTACCAGCTCGCCGGTTTCGCCGACCCCCGGGACGGCGCGGTCGGCGACGGGATGGCCGGCGCGCCCACCCTGCGCGGCGTCCGCCTGGCGCAGGAGCACGGGGTCGCCGTGGCCGGGTTCGACCCGGAGACCCCGATCACCAGGACCAAGCCGGCCCGGGAGGGCGACGCGCTGCCGACGCCGGCCCCGGTGGCGAACACCGCCGACGACAAGGCCACGGCGGAGAAACCCGGCAAGGTCGCCTCGGTGGTGAAGGCGGCGACGACAGCGGTCAAGGCGGTCGCCGGGAAGGTCGAGGAGCGCCGGCACGCCGGCCACCAGACCGAGGACCCGCAGATCCGTACCGCGGAACTCCGCAACCCCACCGCGAGCGAACCGGCCCAGCCCGGCGCGCAGGCCGGCGGTCCGCCGCCGGGGAACGCCGCCGAGAGGGCCGGCGCCGCGGCAAGCGCGCCGGCCGGTGACGGCAAACCGGCGGGGGACAGCCCGCGTACGCCCGACCCGTCGCGTGGCACCGAGGAGGAGAAATGA
- a CDS encoding TetR/AcrR family transcriptional regulator yields the protein MAEARRTIDLLWFPEAAERKRGRRPGLTVARVVETGIALADAEGLDAVSMRRVASELGVVPMTLYTYVPDKATLLDLMLDRVYLAMPRRELPDRPWRERLAAIAEENRALVAEHPWVAGLPASRPPLGPGLMAKYEHELRAFDGCGLTDLEIDSSLTFLIGFVQSAARTAAEVRAATERSQETDWAWWQERGPIFEVVFDKHAYPTATRVGAAAGEALGTAYDPDHAYDFGLRRVLDGLGVLIDGRGSGDPGR from the coding sequence ATGGCCGAAGCGCGCCGCACCATCGACCTCCTCTGGTTTCCGGAGGCGGCCGAGCGCAAGCGAGGCCGCCGTCCGGGCCTGACCGTGGCCCGGGTCGTCGAGACCGGGATCGCCCTGGCCGACGCCGAGGGACTGGACGCGGTGTCGATGCGCCGGGTCGCGAGTGAGCTCGGCGTGGTGCCGATGACGCTGTACACCTACGTGCCGGACAAGGCGACCCTGCTGGACCTGATGCTGGACCGGGTCTACCTGGCGATGCCCCGGCGGGAGCTGCCGGACCGGCCGTGGCGGGAGCGGCTCGCGGCGATCGCGGAGGAGAACCGCGCGCTGGTCGCCGAGCACCCGTGGGTGGCCGGGTTGCCGGCCAGCCGGCCGCCGCTGGGTCCCGGCCTGATGGCGAAGTACGAGCACGAGTTGCGCGCCTTCGACGGCTGCGGGCTGACCGACCTGGAGATCGACTCGTCGCTCACCTTCCTGATCGGCTTCGTGCAGTCCGCGGCGCGCACCGCCGCCGAGGTGCGCGCCGCGACGGAGCGCAGCCAGGAGACCGACTGGGCGTGGTGGCAGGAGCGTGGCCCGATCTTCGAGGTGGTCTTCGACAAGCACGCCTACCCGACCGCGACCCGGGTCGGCGCGGCGGCGGGCGAGGCGCTGGGCACCGCCTACGATCCCGACCACGCCTACGACTTCGGCCTGCGGCGGGTGCTGGACGGCCTGGGCGTGCTGATCGACGGGCGGGGTTCCGGTGACCCGGGCCGCTGA
- a CDS encoding demethylmenaquinone methyltransferase, translating into MFDGVAKRYDLTNTVISLGQDRGWRKATREALGLRPGERVLDVGAGTGVSTDELGRSGAFAVGADLSVGMLQAGRRVRAEVPLLAGDALRLPFPDATFDAVTISFALRNVVDTEAALREFGRVTRPGGRLVVCEFSTPVNPAFRTVYMQYLMRSLPAVARGVSSNPDAYVYLAESIRAWPDQAGLAARIAGSGPWDRVGWRNLTGGVVALHRATRRS; encoded by the coding sequence ATGTTCGACGGCGTCGCCAAGCGGTACGACCTGACCAACACGGTGATCTCACTCGGCCAGGACCGGGGCTGGCGGAAGGCCACCCGGGAGGCGCTCGGCCTGCGGCCGGGTGAGCGGGTGCTGGACGTGGGCGCGGGTACCGGGGTGTCCACCGACGAGCTGGGGCGTTCCGGGGCCTTCGCGGTCGGCGCGGACCTCTCGGTCGGGATGCTGCAGGCCGGCCGGCGGGTGCGAGCCGAGGTGCCGCTGCTGGCCGGGGACGCGTTGCGACTGCCGTTCCCGGACGCCACCTTCGACGCGGTGACCATCTCCTTCGCGTTACGCAACGTGGTGGACACCGAGGCCGCGCTGCGTGAGTTCGGCCGGGTCACCCGTCCGGGTGGGCGGCTGGTGGTGTGCGAGTTCAGCACCCCGGTGAACCCGGCGTTCCGGACGGTCTACATGCAGTACCTGATGCGGTCGCTGCCGGCGGTGGCCCGCGGCGTGTCGAGCAACCCGGACGCGTACGTGTACCTGGCCGAGTCGATCCGGGCGTGGCCGGACCAGGCGGGGCTGGCCGCGCGGATCGCCGGCTCGGGACCGTGGGACCGGGTGGGCTGGCGGAACCTGACCGGCGGCGTGGTGGCGCTGCACCGGGCCACGCGACGGAGCTGA
- a CDS encoding geranylgeranyl reductase family protein, which produces MNDHPPSTVADEADVIVVGAGPGGSAAAYHLARHGVRVLLLEKTEFPREKVCGDGLTPRAVRQLVRMGIDTSEKAGWLQNRGLRVIGGGVRLELDWPELASFPGYGLVRTRLDFDDMLARRAVEAGALLRTNVNVTGPVLNDEGYVIGVQAKAGPGKEPVEYRAPLVIAADGVSGKFPLALGLAKRDDRPLGVAVRRYYRSAVKADDDYLESWLELRSAQDPSRLLPGYGWIFGLGDGRVNVGLGILNSSTAFGKTNYRNLLTDWLGSTPEDWGMRDEANAEGPTLGAALPMGFNRVPHYTRGVMLVGDSGGMVNPMNGEGIAYAMESGELAAEVAVQALARPAGPERERALRAYPAELSLRFGGYYRLGGVFVKLIGNPQVMRLATKHGMPHPTLMKFVLKLLANLTDPRGGDAMDRIINGLTKVAPAV; this is translated from the coding sequence GTGAACGACCACCCGCCATCCACCGTCGCTGACGAGGCAGACGTCATCGTGGTCGGCGCGGGACCGGGCGGCAGTGCGGCCGCCTACCATCTCGCCCGGCACGGTGTCCGGGTGCTGCTCCTGGAGAAAACCGAGTTCCCGCGCGAGAAGGTGTGCGGCGACGGCCTGACTCCGCGCGCCGTCCGTCAGCTGGTCCGGATGGGTATCGACACCTCCGAGAAGGCCGGTTGGCTGCAGAACCGGGGCCTGCGAGTGATCGGCGGCGGGGTCCGGCTCGAGCTGGACTGGCCCGAGCTGGCGAGTTTCCCCGGTTACGGCCTGGTCCGCACGCGCCTCGACTTCGACGACATGCTGGCCCGCCGCGCGGTGGAGGCCGGCGCCCTGCTCCGCACGAACGTGAACGTCACCGGCCCGGTCCTCAATGACGAAGGCTACGTGATCGGGGTCCAGGCCAAGGCCGGTCCCGGAAAAGAGCCGGTCGAGTACCGCGCCCCGCTGGTGATCGCCGCGGACGGCGTCTCCGGCAAGTTCCCGCTGGCCCTGGGGCTGGCCAAGCGTGACGACCGCCCGCTCGGGGTGGCCGTCCGGCGCTACTACCGCTCCGCGGTCAAGGCGGACGACGACTACCTGGAGTCCTGGCTGGAGCTGCGCAGCGCGCAGGACCCGAGCCGGCTGCTCCCGGGGTACGGCTGGATCTTCGGTCTCGGCGACGGCCGGGTGAACGTCGGTCTCGGCATCCTGAACTCGTCCACCGCCTTCGGTAAGACGAACTACCGCAACCTGCTCACCGACTGGCTCGGCTCCACCCCGGAGGACTGGGGGATGCGGGACGAGGCGAACGCGGAGGGCCCGACGCTCGGCGCGGCGCTCCCGATGGGCTTCAACCGGGTGCCGCATTACACCCGCGGGGTAATGCTGGTCGGCGATTCGGGTGGCATGGTCAACCCGATGAACGGCGAGGGCATCGCGTACGCGATGGAGTCCGGTGAGCTGGCCGCCGAGGTGGCGGTGCAGGCGCTGGCGCGTCCGGCGGGCCCGGAGCGGGAGCGGGCGCTGCGGGCCTACCCGGCCGAGCTCAGCCTGCGGTTCGGCGGTTACTACCGCCTGGGTGGCGTGTTCGTGAAGCTGATCGGCAATCCGCAGGTCATGCGGCTGGCCACCAAGCACGGCATGCCGCACCCGACGTTGATGAAGTTCGTCCTGAAGCTGCTCGCCAACCTCACCGACCCGCGCGGTGGCGACGCGATGGACCGCATCATCAACGGCTTGACGAAGGTGGCGCCCGCCGTCTGA
- a CDS encoding NADH-quinone oxidoreductase subunit A: protein MTINPYVPIVGLLILGALFALFSVSVAPIVGPKRYNRAKMDAYECGIEPAPQPVGGGRFPVKFYLTAMLFIVFDIETIFLYPWAVSFEALGLFGFVEMVLFIVTVFIAYTYVWRRGGLNWD, encoded by the coding sequence ATGACGATCAACCCATACGTCCCGATCGTCGGGTTGCTGATCCTCGGCGCGCTCTTCGCGTTGTTCTCGGTGTCTGTCGCACCGATCGTCGGGCCGAAGCGCTACAACCGGGCAAAGATGGACGCCTACGAATGCGGCATTGAGCCGGCCCCACAACCGGTCGGCGGCGGCCGATTCCCGGTGAAGTTCTATCTGACGGCGATGCTCTTCATCGTCTTCGACATCGAGACCATCTTCCTCTACCCGTGGGCCGTCTCGTTCGAGGCGCTGGGCCTGTTCGGATTCGTGGAAATGGTCCTGTTCATCGTCACCGTCTTCATCGCCTACACGTACGTGTGGCGCCGCGGCGGACTCAACTGGGACTGA